One genomic region from Fictibacillus marinisediminis encodes:
- a CDS encoding TlpA disulfide reductase family protein — MKLRDEMPELNGATEWLNGEVTKSDLIGNKPTLIHFWSVSCGLCKEAMPNINKFRDDYKDELNVIAVHMPRSEKDLDIDQIKEVAKEHDITQPIFVDNQHNLTDAFENQYVPAYYVFDNEGKLRHFQAGGDGMKMLTKRVNRVLGKETK, encoded by the coding sequence ATGAAACTACGCGACGAAATGCCTGAACTAAATGGTGCAACTGAATGGTTAAATGGTGAAGTAACAAAATCTGATCTAATCGGCAACAAACCAACACTTATTCATTTTTGGTCTGTAAGCTGCGGACTCTGTAAAGAAGCAATGCCAAACATCAATAAATTCCGTGATGATTACAAAGACGAACTAAACGTTATTGCTGTTCATATGCCTCGTTCTGAAAAGGACCTGGACATCGACCAAATCAAAGAAGTAGCAAAAGAGCACGACATCACTCAGCCGATCTTTGTCGATAACCAGCACAACCTTACAGATGCATTCGAAAACCAATATGTACCTGCTTACTATGTATTTGATAACGAAGGCAAACTCCGCCACTTCCAAGCCGGCGGCGATGGCATGAAAATGCTAACCAAACGCGTCAACCGCGTACTAGGAAAAGAAACGAAGTAA
- a CDS encoding GNAT family N-acetyltransferase: protein MGIIRQLSTEKEIKGAFPVMKQLRPHLTEALFFALNEEMQTNGYTLLGCYDDETLVAVAGFAILTNLYYGKHVWVYDLVTDGNLRSRGFGEELLSFIESFALHNSCNCVALSSGIARKDAHRFYEGKMGYDCVSHVFKRILETKKKTVRHLAYRFFLMLMRFVSYHEGWH, encoded by the coding sequence ATGGGGATCATACGTCAACTTTCAACGGAAAAGGAAATAAAGGGAGCTTTTCCTGTTATGAAACAGCTTCGTCCGCATTTAACCGAGGCGTTATTTTTTGCTTTAAATGAAGAAATGCAGACTAACGGGTATACGCTGCTTGGCTGTTATGATGATGAAACACTTGTGGCTGTAGCGGGTTTTGCCATATTGACAAACCTTTATTACGGAAAACATGTGTGGGTGTATGATTTGGTGACTGACGGAAACCTTCGCTCAAGAGGGTTCGGGGAAGAACTTCTTTCGTTTATCGAATCATTTGCTCTTCATAACAGCTGCAACTGCGTGGCTCTGTCATCAGGAATTGCCAGAAAAGATGCCCATCGCTTCTATGAAGGCAAGATGGGATATGACTGTGTCAGCCATGTTTTTAAAAGGATTTTGGAAACTAAAAAAAAAACGGTACGCCATTTGGCGTACCGTTTTTTTTTGATGCTTATGCGTTTCGTCTCATACCACGAAGGATGGCACTGA
- a CDS encoding phospholipase D-like domain-containing protein: MNWSKLGLIISLCTTSFLGTFYQGQKAEAVTTHPVINEVAWMGTTADANDEWIELYNPSQVPVDLSGWVLKSADGTPSIQLTGKIEPNGYYLLERSDDTTVPGIKANMIYTGALSNTGETLELIDPQNTIQDSIGSWYAGDAATKATMERKDAASTGNEASNWVTSTAAYDVGFGTPLSAAVSQGSQTEHLNSVQNGTGAMNVYFNKSALPEFSSSNNQANYNINLENRLINRINSATATIDMASYEINLPKVVDALINRAASGVRVRIIADAKGPSDPEHDERYELMRADLEKLLRGKDGVLHTSDDASIFSDSVMFAVEDPAKRQQYGLPADGYTDFTQKIVTVGSSSQTGYLLVDGESKSSNAYYAPDNQMHNKFVLIDGTWTFTGSWNFTTSGLYGTDANRESGILDGNSNHSIEFHSPELAAVYKTEFEEMWGGTTFSPDPVNANFGPRKSDNTPHHVTVGGKMVDVYFSPGDNAVPQMIDFIKTSANENTYFSIFAWSDQELVDALKVKWEGSDQDLQGALTGFDLKGVFEDSYWNMWWSASVDMTGRTASQTSTNNPNTRWKNPAPVYMDKEVRKLHHKYMIVDADTSSDPTVITGSTNWSTNGNDVNDENSLFVHDAAIANQFKQEFLARYQMAGGSVQ, translated from the coding sequence ATGAACTGGAGTAAACTTGGATTAATCATTTCTTTATGTACAACCAGTTTTTTAGGCACTTTTTATCAGGGGCAAAAAGCAGAGGCTGTCACCACTCATCCTGTCATTAATGAAGTGGCTTGGATGGGAACAACAGCTGATGCAAATGATGAATGGATTGAATTGTATAACCCTTCACAAGTTCCTGTCGACTTATCAGGATGGGTCCTTAAATCCGCAGACGGCACACCTTCCATCCAGCTGACAGGAAAAATAGAACCAAACGGCTACTATTTGCTCGAACGTTCGGATGATACTACTGTTCCAGGAATAAAGGCCAATATGATTTATACGGGAGCTTTATCAAATACTGGAGAAACACTTGAATTAATCGATCCACAGAATACTATTCAGGATTCAATAGGATCCTGGTATGCAGGTGATGCAGCAACAAAGGCCACAATGGAAAGAAAAGATGCAGCTTCAACAGGAAATGAAGCCTCAAATTGGGTTACTTCTACCGCAGCTTATGACGTTGGTTTTGGTACACCCCTGTCCGCCGCTGTTTCACAAGGCAGCCAAACCGAACACCTAAACAGTGTACAGAACGGCACTGGAGCTATGAACGTTTACTTCAACAAATCTGCACTGCCGGAATTTTCCTCTTCAAACAACCAAGCGAATTATAATATCAACCTGGAAAACAGACTGATCAACCGAATTAACTCGGCCACAGCCACAATTGATATGGCGTCATATGAAATCAATTTGCCAAAAGTCGTGGATGCCTTAATCAATAGGGCTGCTTCGGGTGTTCGAGTCCGAATCATTGCGGATGCGAAAGGACCGAGTGATCCAGAACATGATGAACGCTATGAATTAATGAGAGCCGATCTTGAAAAGCTTCTTCGCGGAAAAGATGGCGTTCTTCATACTTCAGATGATGCATCTATTTTTTCTGACTCGGTTATGTTTGCCGTTGAAGATCCAGCGAAAAGACAGCAATATGGACTTCCAGCGGACGGATATACTGACTTTACACAAAAGATCGTTACAGTTGGTTCATCCAGCCAAACAGGCTATTTACTGGTAGATGGTGAATCCAAATCTTCCAACGCGTATTATGCACCTGATAATCAAATGCACAACAAGTTTGTACTCATTGATGGTACATGGACATTTACAGGAAGCTGGAATTTCACCACATCCGGCCTGTATGGAACGGATGCAAACAGAGAAAGCGGAATTCTTGATGGAAACTCCAATCATTCCATCGAATTTCATTCTCCGGAACTGGCAGCTGTATATAAAACAGAATTTGAAGAAATGTGGGGAGGTACTACTTTTTCTCCTGATCCAGTAAACGCCAACTTTGGACCAAGAAAGTCGGATAATACTCCTCATCATGTAACGGTAGGCGGCAAAATGGTGGATGTTTATTTTTCTCCCGGAGACAATGCTGTTCCACAGATGATTGATTTCATAAAAACGTCTGCTAATGAAAATACGTATTTTTCTATTTTCGCCTGGTCAGACCAAGAGCTAGTAGATGCTTTAAAAGTAAAATGGGAGGGGTCGGATCAAGATTTACAAGGTGCATTAACCGGCTTTGACTTAAAAGGTGTGTTTGAAGATTCCTATTGGAACATGTGGTGGTCTGCATCAGTGGACATGACCGGCCGAACAGCAAGCCAAACGAGTACAAATAATCCAAATACCCGCTGGAAAAACCCTGCACCTGTATACATGGATAAAGAAGTTCGTAAGCTGCATCATAAATACATGATTGTGGATGCTGATACATCCAGTGACCCTACAGTGATTACTGGATCAACGAATTGGAGTACAAACGGGAACGATGTAAACGATGAAAATTCTTTATTCGTTCATGATGCAGCTATTGCTAATCAATTTAAACAGGAGTTTCTAGCCCGCTATCAGATGGCTGGAGGAAGCGTTCAATAA
- a CDS encoding DUF3050 domain-containing protein translates to MEHAAFNELTAVREKLISHPLYKELTNADRVKILMKHHVFAVWDFMSLLKKLQIELTSVSLPWMPQPHPEYARFINEIVLGEETDEDGEGDYISHFELYLKAMKEVKADTNPIVTYLTRVKEGEDSLLALESDEVPASAADFTRHSLKLAQRGEVHEVAAAFFFGREDLIPDMFQVLVDEVSANGIEAKWLKYYLHRHIELDGDEHGPLAERLLLSVCGDDPEKLQQAKTAAMESLEMRIKLWDGVLQEIKECHA, encoded by the coding sequence TTGGAACATGCTGCTTTTAACGAACTGACTGCTGTACGAGAAAAGTTGATCAGCCACCCGCTGTACAAGGAACTGACTAACGCAGATCGGGTAAAAATTCTTATGAAACACCATGTGTTCGCTGTTTGGGATTTCATGAGTCTGCTGAAGAAACTTCAGATTGAACTAACCAGCGTTTCTCTTCCCTGGATGCCGCAGCCGCACCCGGAGTATGCCCGCTTCATCAATGAAATCGTTTTGGGAGAAGAAACTGATGAAGATGGTGAAGGCGATTATATCAGCCACTTCGAACTTTATTTAAAAGCCATGAAAGAAGTAAAAGCCGATACGAATCCTATCGTCACTTATCTCACACGAGTAAAAGAAGGTGAAGATTCTCTTCTGGCTCTTGAATCGGACGAGGTTCCAGCCAGTGCAGCTGATTTCACGCGTCACAGCCTAAAGCTGGCACAACGAGGAGAAGTACACGAAGTAGCAGCTGCATTCTTTTTCGGGCGCGAAGATCTCATTCCTGACATGTTCCAGGTACTGGTCGATGAAGTTTCTGCAAACGGAATTGAAGCAAAATGGCTGAAATATTATCTTCACCGCCATATTGAGCTCGACGGAGATGAACATGGTCCTCTGGCTGAAAGGCTCCTGCTTTCGGTATGCGGTGATGACCCGGAGAAACTTCAGCAAGCCAAAACGGCCGCCATGGAATCCTTGGAAATGCGTATCAAACTATGGGACGGTGTCCTTCAAGAAATTAAAGAATGCCATGCTTAA
- a CDS encoding VanZ family protein gives MKKNKKLNKKKARLKWRNIGWLMFIGYLAILIYATLFTYNHYVYGKSMNLVLFDSIRLMWKSRDYWLIFKNIIGNVILFFPLGFLPPLINRSLSKWWLMFVIGFGTSSVIEVIQYNYAHRIFDIDDILLNGFGTMVGLAVFKLCALIYRIVENNILRRKR, from the coding sequence ATGAAGAAGAACAAAAAGCTCAACAAGAAAAAAGCCCGGCTAAAATGGAGAAATATCGGTTGGCTTATGTTCATAGGGTATTTGGCTATTCTGATTTATGCAACATTGTTTACATACAACCACTATGTGTATGGAAAATCAATGAACCTTGTGCTCTTTGACAGTATTCGATTAATGTGGAAGAGCCGTGATTACTGGCTGATTTTTAAAAATATAATTGGCAATGTCATTCTTTTCTTTCCGCTGGGCTTTCTGCCACCGTTGATTAACCGTTCGTTATCAAAATGGTGGCTCATGTTTGTGATCGGATTTGGGACGAGCTCTGTAATTGAAGTCATCCAGTATAATTACGCTCACCGGATCTTTGATATTGATGACATCCTATTGAACGGATTCGGCACGATGGTCGGTCTTGCGGTGTTTAAACTGTGTGCACTTATCTACCGCATTGTTGAAAATAATATTCTAAGAAGAAAAAGGTAG
- a CDS encoding immune inhibitor A domain-containing protein, which produces MSPAAFASNAQPEKGKSTQFAPIDLNVVDQDRLAKALKDRGIISKNASKVDTAKAVQKYIARKNEKVGGVQVNASSASSKKNFDLKAKDFLYKQKQKLSKKLNKSQSKMQKGLPNGFVKVDPAKGKKYDGPVRKDKVLVLLAEYSDFKHNNIDQEPGYMYSKDFNQQHYQDMLFGDKPFELFDGSKVETFKQYYEEQSGGSYTVEGTVSPWLTVPGKAADYGDDSPKGGNDNQAPLGPRDFIKDSLNAAAASGINLADYDNLDIYDLDGDGNINEPDGLVDHLMVIHAGSGQEAGGGKLGDNAIWSHRWTIGNAPYKVPGTTATVPYWGGQMAAFDYTVEPEDGAVGVFAHEFGHDLGLPDEYDTQYTGDGEPVASWSIMSGGSWNGNIAGTTPTSFSPQNKDFFQNTIGGNWANVQEVDYSKINKIGLLTKVDQSVTKSNNPGIVKVNLPDKKVQGIKPAFGEKYFYSTKGDDLHTTMTTPEIDLTNASNAKIDFKTLYEIEADYDYLYVKVVKADGTTETIDTFGDEVVDEDKGADTTKDQWIDKSYDLSAYKGQKVKVQFEYVTDGGLAMNGFAMDNLSVTVDGNVVLSDDAEGTPKLTFSGGAKTSDGIDFKKNNYYIEWRNYAGADKALQFARGVKYNTGMLVWYADDSFSDNWTGPHPGEGFLGVVDSHPKAIVGTLNGKPSVEDSTRYQVADAAFSFDKAPAWYINSPSRGIFDYKGSNGVTSFDDSKQYIDMTDYNGSEEDGVIDDAGRKVPNLGLQFQVIGEAKDNSAGAVWIRHR; this is translated from the coding sequence ATGTCACCTGCAGCATTTGCTAGCAATGCACAGCCGGAAAAAGGAAAATCGACGCAGTTTGCACCAATCGATTTGAACGTGGTGGATCAGGACAGGCTTGCCAAAGCTTTGAAAGACCGAGGGATTATCTCAAAGAATGCTTCAAAAGTTGATACTGCCAAAGCCGTTCAAAAGTACATAGCACGAAAAAATGAAAAAGTGGGCGGAGTTCAAGTAAATGCTTCCTCAGCATCAAGCAAGAAAAATTTTGACCTTAAAGCAAAAGATTTCCTTTATAAACAGAAACAGAAGCTATCAAAAAAATTAAATAAAAGCCAATCCAAAATGCAAAAAGGTCTTCCGAATGGGTTCGTAAAAGTAGACCCTGCAAAAGGAAAAAAATATGATGGCCCTGTCCGCAAAGATAAGGTGCTTGTCCTTTTGGCCGAGTATTCTGATTTTAAACATAATAACATCGACCAGGAACCTGGCTATATGTATTCCAAGGATTTCAACCAGCAGCATTACCAAGATATGCTGTTCGGGGACAAGCCTTTTGAGTTGTTTGATGGCTCAAAGGTAGAAACCTTTAAGCAATATTACGAAGAGCAATCCGGAGGAAGCTATACAGTTGAAGGAACAGTTTCACCGTGGTTGACTGTCCCTGGTAAAGCAGCTGATTATGGAGATGATTCTCCAAAAGGCGGTAACGATAACCAGGCACCACTAGGGCCTCGTGATTTTATTAAGGATTCTTTAAATGCAGCAGCGGCAAGCGGAATTAACCTTGCTGACTATGATAATTTGGATATTTATGATCTTGATGGCGATGGAAATATTAATGAGCCAGACGGATTAGTTGACCACTTGATGGTTATCCATGCAGGCAGTGGACAGGAAGCAGGCGGCGGAAAGCTTGGAGACAATGCGATCTGGTCCCACCGCTGGACGATTGGAAATGCACCTTACAAAGTTCCAGGAACAACTGCAACTGTACCTTATTGGGGCGGACAAATGGCTGCTTTCGACTACACAGTTGAACCTGAAGATGGGGCAGTTGGTGTATTTGCCCACGAATTCGGACATGATCTAGGTCTGCCGGATGAGTATGACACTCAATATACAGGTGACGGTGAACCGGTTGCTTCCTGGTCCATCATGAGCGGCGGAAGCTGGAACGGTAATATTGCGGGAACAACGCCAACAAGCTTTTCACCGCAAAACAAAGATTTCTTCCAAAACACAATTGGCGGGAATTGGGCGAACGTACAGGAAGTAGATTACAGCAAAATCAATAAAATTGGTCTTCTCACAAAAGTTGACCAGTCTGTAACCAAATCGAACAACCCGGGTATTGTTAAAGTAAATCTGCCGGATAAAAAGGTTCAAGGCATTAAGCCAGCTTTCGGTGAGAAATACTTTTACAGTACAAAAGGTGATGACCTGCATACTACGATGACCACACCGGAGATTGATTTGACTAATGCATCAAATGCAAAAATCGACTTTAAAACACTTTATGAAATTGAAGCAGATTATGACTACCTATATGTTAAAGTAGTGAAAGCTGACGGAACTACCGAAACGATTGATACATTTGGTGATGAGGTTGTAGATGAAGACAAAGGCGCAGATACAACTAAGGACCAATGGATAGACAAATCTTATGACCTTTCTGCTTATAAAGGCCAAAAAGTAAAAGTTCAATTTGAGTATGTTACAGATGGTGGTCTTGCGATGAACGGCTTTGCAATGGATAACTTATCTGTAACTGTGGATGGAAATGTTGTACTATCCGATGATGCTGAAGGAACTCCAAAATTAACATTCTCTGGTGGTGCTAAGACTTCTGATGGAATCGACTTTAAGAAAAACAACTACTACATCGAATGGAGAAACTACGCTGGTGCAGATAAGGCCCTTCAATTTGCGCGCGGAGTAAAATACAACACTGGTATGCTCGTATGGTATGCGGATGACAGCTTCTCTGATAACTGGACTGGACCGCATCCAGGTGAAGGCTTCCTTGGAGTAGTAGACTCTCATCCGAAAGCAATTGTCGGTACGTTGAATGGCAAGCCTTCAGTTGAGGATTCTACACGTTACCAAGTAGCAGATGCTGCATTCTCGTTTGATAAAGCTCCGGCTTGGTACATCAACTCTCCATCCAGAGGAATCTTTGACTACAAAGGTTCTAATGGAGTAACATCATTCGATGACTCTAAACAATACATCGATATGACTGATTATAATGGCAGCGAAGAAGACGGTGTCATCGATGACGCAGGACGCAAGGTTCCTAATCTAGGACTGCAGTTCCAAGTGATTGGCGAAGCGAAGGACAACTCTGCTGGTGCGGTCTGGATCCGTCACAGATAA
- the rsgA gene encoding ribosome small subunit-dependent GTPase A, protein MNLKQLGWDLFFEEGYASFDKESFTVGRVALEHKGMYRLFTEHGELLAEVTGKLRHMASERQDFPAVGDWVVITARPEEHKASIHAILPRKSKFSRKAAGHTTEEQIVAANVDTVLLVNALNTDFNLRRIERYLLMAWESGANPVIVLSKADLCEDIEEKFREVEEVAMGVPIHAISAEKEEGLEQLAAYLEEGKTVALLGSSGVGKSTLTNALYGEKKQDVKTIREDDDKGRHTTTHRELIVLKSGGIVIDTPGMRELQLWEAEEGVGHSFSDIEGLAEQCRFRDCSHNNEPGCAVQQAIKDETLDEGRYNSYVKLQRELAFLARKEDQRAALAEKAKWKKIAGDRTRVNRK, encoded by the coding sequence TTGAATTTAAAACAATTAGGCTGGGACTTATTTTTTGAAGAAGGATACGCATCATTCGATAAGGAAAGCTTTACGGTCGGCAGGGTAGCTCTTGAGCATAAGGGAATGTACCGATTGTTCACGGAGCACGGGGAACTTCTCGCCGAGGTGACCGGAAAGCTCCGCCATATGGCGTCGGAACGGCAGGATTTTCCGGCTGTGGGGGATTGGGTAGTGATTACGGCAAGGCCTGAAGAGCATAAGGCTTCCATTCATGCCATTCTTCCCCGGAAAAGCAAATTTTCAAGAAAAGCGGCAGGACATACGACAGAAGAGCAGATTGTCGCGGCCAATGTGGATACCGTTCTTCTTGTAAACGCATTGAATACAGATTTTAATTTAAGACGGATTGAAAGGTACTTGCTGATGGCTTGGGAAAGCGGAGCCAACCCAGTAATCGTACTAAGTAAAGCTGATCTTTGTGAAGATATCGAGGAAAAGTTCAGGGAAGTGGAAGAAGTGGCGATGGGTGTTCCCATCCATGCAATCAGTGCGGAAAAAGAAGAAGGTTTGGAGCAGCTTGCCGCCTATCTTGAAGAGGGTAAGACGGTTGCCTTGCTCGGTTCCTCCGGGGTAGGTAAATCCACGTTGACGAATGCTCTCTATGGAGAAAAGAAGCAGGATGTCAAAACCATCAGGGAAGACGATGACAAAGGGCGGCATACGACGACGCATCGCGAACTCATCGTTTTAAAAAGCGGAGGAATTGTCATTGATACTCCTGGAATGCGTGAGCTGCAGTTGTGGGAAGCAGAAGAAGGAGTAGGGCACAGCTTTTCGGATATTGAAGGGCTTGCAGAGCAATGCAGGTTCCGGGATTGCAGTCATAATAATGAGCCAGGCTGTGCGGTTCAGCAGGCGATTAAGGATGAAACACTCGATGAAGGCCGCTATAACAGTTACGTTAAACTGCAGAGAGAGCTGGCTTTCCTGGCAAGAAAAGAAGATCAGCGTGCGGCTTTGGCTGAAAAAGCAAAGTGGAAAAAGATTGCCGGTGACCGAACACGCGTCAATCGTAAATAA
- a CDS encoding secondary thiamine-phosphate synthase enzyme YjbQ produces the protein MLQKFTIKTHHRDEMIDVTDTVRAYVQEQGVQEGLLYVYCSHTTAGITINENADPDVKSDMLMRLDEVYPWEHPKYQHAEGNTASHLKASTVGSSQMVFIHNGDLVLGTWQGIYFCEFDGPRSRNYFIKVIAD, from the coding sequence TTGCTGCAAAAATTCACAATAAAGACACACCATCGGGACGAAATGATCGATGTAACGGATACGGTCCGTGCTTATGTTCAAGAGCAAGGGGTACAGGAAGGGCTGTTGTATGTCTATTGTTCCCATACTACAGCGGGGATAACAATCAATGAGAATGCTGACCCTGATGTGAAGTCGGACATGCTGATGAGGCTGGATGAGGTTTATCCTTGGGAGCATCCAAAGTACCAGCATGCGGAAGGCAACACAGCGTCACATTTAAAAGCGAGTACAGTAGGATCTTCACAGATGGTTTTTATTCATAACGGTGACCTGGTGCTTGGCACATGGCAGGGGATCTATTTCTGTGAGTTTGACGGCCCGCGTTCCCGCAATTATTTTATAAAGGTTATCGCCGATTAA
- a CDS encoding GlsB/YeaQ/YmgE family stress response membrane protein, whose protein sequence is MSFLWALIIGGIIGWLAGVITGRDVPGGIIGNIIAGFVGAWLGGLVLGDWGPDVAGFAIVPAIIGAIVVVLIVSAILRGMRRNA, encoded by the coding sequence ATGAGTTTTCTTTGGGCACTTATTATAGGTGGTATCATTGGTTGGTTAGCAGGAGTAATTACAGGACGTGACGTTCCGGGCGGAATCATTGGAAACATTATTGCTGGTTTTGTCGGTGCGTGGCTTGGAGGATTAGTCCTAGGAGATTGGGGTCCTGATGTTGCAGGTTTCGCAATTGTCCCTGCCATCATTGGTGCAATCGTCGTAGTATTAATCGTCAGTGCCATCCTTCGTGGTATGAGACGAAACGCATAA
- a CDS encoding low molecular weight protein-tyrosine-phosphatase produces the protein MVKVLFVCLGNICRSPMAEAIFKDMVQKRGLDDKISVDSAGTGNWHVGEPPHEGTRDLLTKKNISFEGLKARQVVAGDLTEYDYVIGMDAKNIGDLQQLAGHVAANHVARLMDYVPESKAEDVPDPYFTGNFDEVYELVTEGCHHLLEDIALRENL, from the coding sequence ATGGTGAAAGTTTTATTTGTATGTCTTGGAAATATATGCCGTTCACCTATGGCTGAAGCGATATTCAAGGATATGGTTCAAAAAAGAGGCTTGGATGACAAGATTTCAGTGGACTCTGCCGGAACGGGAAACTGGCATGTCGGTGAACCGCCGCATGAAGGAACACGGGATTTATTAACGAAGAAAAATATTTCGTTTGAAGGATTGAAAGCAAGGCAGGTTGTTGCTGGAGATCTTACGGAATATGACTATGTTATCGGGATGGATGCTAAAAATATTGGTGATCTTCAGCAGCTGGCAGGCCATGTAGCTGCGAACCATGTGGCAAGGCTGATGGATTATGTTCCTGAAAGTAAAGCAGAAGATGTGCCGGATCCTTATTTTACAGGAAACTTTGATGAGGTTTATGAACTGGTCACAGAGGGATGCCATCATTTGCTTGAAGATATAGCGCTCCGCGAAAACTTGTAG
- a CDS encoding NAD-dependent deacylase, which produces MANRQALEQLAEWVKGSSYTVLLTGAGMSTESGIPDFRSQNGLWKNFDPAYVSSVDALEDHYHLFHEFYSLRLQDVETRFPHQGYEVLSRLQVQGLIHAIATQNVDGFHLRSGSQNVYELHGSLRKIYCHTCSQEHSIEAFKDGTACSCGGKLRPSIVLFGEMLPEHIWQQAITAIEQSDLVVVIGTSLQVYPVNQLPAMTKGKTVLINKEPTALDHLFDLSIYSSAKDSLLEVENLLVR; this is translated from the coding sequence ATGGCAAATCGACAAGCACTTGAACAGCTTGCTGAATGGGTGAAAGGTTCATCGTATACCGTTCTGTTAACTGGGGCTGGAATGTCAACCGAGAGCGGGATACCGGATTTCAGATCCCAGAACGGCTTATGGAAAAATTTCGATCCCGCTTATGTGTCATCTGTTGATGCTTTGGAGGATCACTATCATTTGTTTCACGAATTCTATTCGCTTAGACTGCAGGACGTTGAGACACGTTTTCCCCATCAAGGTTACGAAGTATTATCGCGGTTACAGGTACAAGGCCTAATTCATGCAATTGCTACCCAGAACGTTGATGGTTTTCATCTCCGTTCAGGTAGCCAGAATGTTTATGAACTCCACGGATCTTTAAGAAAAATTTACTGTCACACGTGCAGCCAAGAACATTCAATTGAAGCATTTAAAGATGGAACAGCGTGTTCCTGTGGAGGAAAACTTCGTCCGTCAATCGTTCTCTTTGGGGAGATGCTGCCAGAACATATTTGGCAGCAAGCGATAACAGCCATCGAACAATCTGATTTGGTAGTAGTCATCGGAACCAGCCTTCAAGTTTATCCCGTGAACCAGCTTCCTGCTATGACGAAAGGCAAGACGGTATTAATAAATAAAGAGCCAACAGCACTTGATCATCTTTTTGATCTATCCATTTACTCCAGTGCAAAAGACTCATTATTAGAAGTAGAAAACCTCTTGGTTCGGTAA
- a CDS encoding YihY/virulence factor BrkB family protein has product MKLFHELKNISPKSFAIELMHSFKKSDVPDLAAQLAYYFLLSLFPFLIFLITLGGIFISPEDAVKVLNNVVPGQSMELIRENLKAVLESKKGGLLSFGIIASLWSASNGVNAVIKALNEAYGVEECRSFIMARILAIFLTIGLIISIVVSLVLPVFGKMLGEFIFSYLGLDQFFLSMWSLLRWVISFVVIAIVFSVLYFMGPCKRLKYSEVWYGAIFSTVAWLLVSLCFAFYVDSFGNYSATYGSLGAIIVLMLWFYLTGMVIILGGVINATFHKFKIDQAYEKGLLTKTK; this is encoded by the coding sequence ATGAAATTGTTCCATGAACTGAAGAATATATCCCCAAAGTCATTTGCCATTGAACTTATGCACAGCTTTAAAAAGAGTGATGTTCCGGACCTGGCTGCACAGCTGGCATATTATTTTTTGCTGTCGCTTTTTCCGTTCCTCATCTTTTTAATAACCCTTGGCGGTATCTTTATTTCTCCGGAAGACGCTGTAAAAGTTCTTAATAATGTCGTACCTGGACAATCGATGGAGTTGATTAGAGAGAACCTGAAGGCTGTGCTTGAATCTAAAAAAGGCGGGCTGCTTTCTTTCGGGATTATCGCCTCCCTCTGGTCAGCCTCCAATGGAGTCAACGCGGTGATTAAGGCATTAAATGAAGCCTATGGTGTGGAAGAATGCCGTTCGTTTATCATGGCAAGGATTTTGGCTATCTTTCTTACCATTGGATTAATTATCTCTATCGTTGTTTCTTTGGTTCTTCCTGTCTTCGGAAAAATGCTTGGGGAATTTATCTTCTCTTATCTGGGACTCGATCAGTTCTTCCTGAGCATGTGGAGCTTGTTGAGATGGGTCATCAGTTTTGTGGTTATTGCTATTGTTTTTTCTGTGTTGTACTTTATGGGGCCTTGCAAACGGCTAAAATATAGTGAAGTCTGGTACGGTGCCATTTTTTCTACCGTTGCCTGGCTGCTTGTCTCGCTTTGCTTTGCTTTTTATGTTGACAGTTTCGGCAATTATTCAGCCACATATGGGAGCCTTGGAGCCATTATTGTACTTATGCTATGGTTTTATTTAACGGGGATGGTCATCATCCTTGGCGGTGTCATCAATGCCACGTTTCATAAGTTCAAGATTGACCAGGCGTATGAGAAGGGTTTATTGACAAAAACCAAATAA